The proteins below come from a single Stutzerimonas stutzeri RCH2 genomic window:
- a CDS encoding ABC transporter permease, with amino-acid sequence MLLSLQPRGEASRAMLWFSPLLAALLTLLSGALLFALLGHPPLETLKVLLIDPLGDLYGVSELLVKALPILLCALGLAVVYNARIWNIGAEGQLLIGALAGSALAVNIIDWDSRWALVLTLLLGTLGGAAWAGLCAWLKTAFNANEILTSIMLNYIALNLLLFAVHGPLKDPEGFNFPESAMFGDATRLPELIEGLRVHGGFYFALLALVVVWVLLQKSFLGFQIKVLGLDKRAAGFVGFRDKKLVWIALLISGGLAGLAGVAEVTGPIGQLVPQVSPGYGYAAITVAFLGRLNPIGIVFASLLMALLYLGGENAQMAANLPQSITQLFQGMVLFFLLACDVLILYRPRLKLWARKPQLVSAKEEPAT; translated from the coding sequence ATGCTGTTATCCCTGCAACCCCGCGGCGAGGCTTCACGGGCCATGCTCTGGTTCTCGCCATTGCTGGCGGCACTGCTAACGCTGCTGAGCGGCGCGCTGCTGTTCGCCCTGCTCGGCCACCCTCCGCTGGAAACCCTCAAGGTGCTGCTGATCGACCCGCTCGGCGATCTCTACGGCGTCTCCGAACTGCTGGTCAAGGCGCTGCCGATCCTGCTTTGCGCCCTCGGCCTGGCGGTGGTCTACAACGCGCGCATCTGGAACATCGGCGCCGAAGGCCAGCTGCTTATCGGCGCCCTGGCCGGCAGCGCACTGGCAGTCAACATCATCGACTGGGACTCGCGCTGGGCGCTGGTGCTGACGCTGCTGCTCGGCACACTCGGCGGCGCCGCCTGGGCCGGGCTCTGCGCCTGGCTGAAGACGGCGTTCAACGCCAACGAAATTCTCACCAGCATCATGCTCAACTACATCGCGCTGAACCTGCTGCTGTTCGCCGTGCACGGCCCGCTGAAGGACCCGGAAGGCTTCAACTTTCCCGAGTCCGCGATGTTCGGCGACGCCACCCGGCTGCCCGAGCTGATCGAAGGGCTGCGGGTGCATGGCGGTTTCTACTTCGCCCTGCTGGCGCTGGTGGTGGTCTGGGTGCTGCTGCAGAAGAGCTTTCTCGGCTTCCAGATCAAGGTGCTCGGCCTGGACAAGCGCGCCGCCGGCTTCGTCGGTTTCCGCGACAAGAAGCTGGTGTGGATCGCCCTGCTGATCAGCGGCGGCCTGGCCGGGCTAGCCGGTGTCGCCGAAGTCACCGGGCCGATCGGCCAGCTCGTGCCACAGGTGTCGCCGGGTTACGGCTACGCGGCGATCACCGTGGCTTTCCTCGGCCGCCTCAACCCCATCGGCATCGTCTTCGCCAGTCTGCTGATGGCGTTGCTCTACCTCGGCGGCGAGAACGCGCAGATGGCGGCCAACCTGCCGCAGTCCATCACCCAGCTGTTCCAGGGCATGGTGCTGTTCTTCCTGCTCGCCTGCGACGTGCTGATTCTCTATCGCCCGCGCCTGAAGCTGTGGGCACGCAAGCCCCAGCTCGTCAGCGCCAAAGAGGAGCCAGCCACATGA
- a CDS encoding dicarboxylate/amino acid:cation symporter, whose amino-acid sequence MPSLNLQILIAACLGVAIGWLTGTLPTDAPVREGVLYASTLAGSIFIGLLKMVLIPLIFTSIVVGVANLQAHHQVHRVWGGALVYFTLTTSAAMLVALVAANLFKPGAGLSLDLFAEAMNDFEARQLTLPEFFLHFFANLFQNPFAALANGSILAVVVFAMFIGIALVAGGDRYRNILVVLQEFLELMMRIISWIMRLAPLGILALLIKLVAEQDVALLSAVGGFIALVFATTLFHGTVVLPGILFLATGKSPLWFFRGTREALITAFATSSSAATLPISLRCAEDNLKVRPGIAGFVLPLGATMNMDGTALYEAAAALFVANLMGIELSLAQQAVVFFTAMIASTGAPGIPSAGMVTMVMVLQAVGLPAEAVAILLPIDRLLDTVRTAVNVEGDIIGSVVVQRFADRA is encoded by the coding sequence TTGCCCAGTCTCAACCTGCAGATTCTTATCGCGGCCTGCCTGGGTGTCGCCATCGGCTGGCTGACCGGCACACTGCCGACCGACGCGCCGGTACGCGAGGGCGTGCTCTATGCCAGCACCCTGGCCGGGAGCATCTTCATCGGTCTGCTGAAGATGGTGCTGATCCCGCTGATCTTCACCTCCATCGTGGTCGGCGTGGCCAACCTGCAGGCGCATCACCAAGTGCATCGGGTCTGGGGCGGCGCGCTGGTCTACTTCACCCTCACCACCAGTGCGGCGATGCTGGTGGCGCTGGTCGCGGCGAACCTGTTCAAGCCGGGCGCTGGACTGTCGCTGGATCTGTTCGCCGAGGCGATGAACGACTTCGAGGCGCGTCAGCTGACGCTGCCGGAGTTCTTCCTGCACTTCTTCGCCAACCTGTTCCAGAACCCCTTCGCCGCGCTGGCCAACGGCAGCATCCTGGCCGTCGTGGTATTCGCCATGTTCATCGGCATCGCCCTGGTGGCCGGCGGCGACCGCTACCGGAATATCCTCGTGGTGCTGCAGGAATTTCTCGAGCTGATGATGCGCATCATCAGCTGGATCATGCGCCTGGCGCCGCTCGGCATTCTTGCCCTGCTGATCAAGCTTGTGGCCGAGCAGGATGTAGCGCTACTGAGCGCCGTCGGCGGCTTTATCGCGCTGGTGTTCGCCACCACGCTGTTCCACGGCACCGTGGTGCTGCCGGGCATTCTCTTCCTGGCCACGGGCAAATCGCCACTGTGGTTCTTCCGTGGAACCCGCGAGGCGCTGATCACGGCGTTTGCCACCAGCTCCAGTGCGGCGACATTGCCGATCTCCCTGCGTTGCGCGGAGGACAACCTCAAGGTGCGCCCGGGCATTGCCGGCTTCGTGCTGCCGCTTGGTGCGACCATGAACATGGACGGCACGGCGCTCTACGAAGCCGCCGCTGCGCTGTTCGTCGCCAATCTGATGGGTATCGAGTTGAGCCTGGCGCAGCAGGCGGTGGTGTTCTTCACCGCGATGATCGCCTCCACCGGCGCGCCGGGGATTCCCAGCGCCGGCATGGTGACCATGGTGATGGTGTTGCAGGCGGTCGGCCTACCGGCCGAAGCGGTGGCGATCCTGCTGCCCATTGACCGCCTGCTGGACACAGTGCGCACGGCGGTCAACGTCGAGGGCGACATTATCGGCAGTGTGGTAGTGCAGCGTTTCGCTGATCGCGCCTAG
- a CDS encoding ABC transporter permease produces the protein MDMDLLTNIFYAMIRTGTPLLLVALGELVCEKSGVLNLGQEGMMLFGAVIGFIVAFASGNLWLGVLFACLAGVLLSLLFAMVALGFNANQVATGLALTIFGVGLSSFVGASWVGKPLAGFEPIAIPLLSEIPVIGRMLFAQDLLVYLSFGLFALVAWVLLKSRIGLIIQAVGENPNAASAMGLPVLRVRTLAVMFGGAMAGLAGGYMSLAYTPMWAENMTAGRGWIALALVVFASWRVSRVLLGAYLFGLASILHLVAQGLGLAIPGNLLAMLPYVATILVLVLLSRDAIRTRLYAPVSLGQPWQPGH, from the coding sequence ATGGACATGGATCTGCTGACCAATATCTTCTACGCCATGATCCGCACCGGCACGCCGCTGCTGCTGGTCGCCCTCGGCGAGCTGGTATGCGAAAAGAGCGGCGTACTCAACCTCGGCCAGGAAGGCATGATGCTGTTCGGCGCGGTGATCGGCTTCATCGTCGCCTTCGCCAGCGGCAACCTCTGGCTGGGCGTGCTGTTCGCCTGCCTGGCCGGCGTGCTGCTCTCGCTGCTGTTTGCCATGGTGGCGCTGGGCTTCAACGCCAATCAGGTGGCCACGGGCCTGGCGCTGACCATCTTCGGCGTCGGCCTGTCGTCGTTCGTCGGTGCCAGCTGGGTCGGCAAGCCATTGGCCGGCTTCGAGCCGATCGCCATTCCGCTGCTCAGTGAAATCCCCGTGATCGGTCGCATGCTGTTTGCCCAGGACCTGCTGGTGTACCTGTCCTTCGGGCTGTTTGCGTTGGTGGCCTGGGTGCTGCTGAAAAGCCGCATCGGCCTGATCATCCAGGCCGTCGGCGAAAACCCCAACGCCGCCAGCGCCATGGGCCTGCCGGTGCTGCGCGTGCGCACCCTGGCGGTGATGTTCGGCGGCGCAATGGCCGGACTCGCCGGCGGCTACATGTCGCTGGCGTACACGCCGATGTGGGCGGAAAACATGACTGCCGGCCGCGGCTGGATCGCCCTGGCGCTGGTGGTGTTCGCCAGCTGGCGGGTCAGCCGCGTACTGCTCGGCGCCTACCTGTTCGGCCTGGCCAGCATCCTCCACCTGGTTGCGCAGGGCCTGGGCCTGGCGATTCCCGGCAACCTGCTGGCGATGCTGCCGTATGTGGCGACCATTCTGGTGCTGGTGCTGCTGTCGAGGGATGCGATCCGTACACGGCTGTACGCGCCGGTGTCGCTGGGGCAGCCTTGGCAGCCGGGGCATTGA
- a CDS encoding ABC transporter ATP-binding protein yields the protein MPDSQTARLQLCGITKQYPGCLANDRIDLSIQPGEIHALLGENGAGKSTLMKIIYGVTQPDAGEIHWQGERVTMRDPAQARERGIGMVFQHFSLFETLSVAENIALALGAKAGTPKQLEPKIREVSQRYGMPLEPQRLVHSLSIGERQRVEIIRCLMQDIRLLILDEPTSVLTPQEADELFVTLRRLAAEGCSILFISHKLNEVRALCQSATVLRAGRVSGECIPAECSDLELARLMVGDAEGLEAEYPKSEGRAPFLRVERLSWHNADPFGVSLKEVDLEVRAGEIVGIAGVAGNGQDELLALLSGEQRLQAAQAMRIRFLGDDVAHLRPGARRRHGMAFVPAERLGHGAVPSMSLADNGLLTAYQQTGMVEQGLIRRGRVRAFAEQVIQRFAVKTPDAQTPAASLSGGNLQKFILGREILQQPKLLIAAHPTWGVDVGAAAAIHRALIELRDAGAAILVISEDLEELFQISDRIAALSDGRLSPQRATASTCPVEVGRWMAGQFDTSDTPVSTSAA from the coding sequence ATGCCCGATTCCCAGACCGCGCGCCTCCAGCTCTGCGGCATCACCAAACAGTACCCAGGCTGCCTGGCCAACGACCGTATCGACCTGTCGATCCAGCCGGGCGAGATCCACGCCCTGCTCGGCGAGAACGGCGCCGGCAAGAGCACCCTGATGAAGATCATCTATGGCGTGACCCAGCCCGACGCCGGCGAAATCCACTGGCAAGGCGAACGGGTGACGATGCGCGACCCGGCCCAGGCCCGCGAACGCGGCATCGGCATGGTGTTCCAGCATTTCTCGCTGTTCGAGACGCTCTCGGTGGCGGAGAACATCGCCCTGGCACTGGGCGCCAAGGCCGGTACGCCGAAGCAGCTGGAGCCGAAGATCCGCGAGGTCTCACAGCGCTACGGCATGCCGCTGGAGCCACAACGGCTGGTGCACAGCCTGTCCATCGGCGAGCGCCAGCGGGTGGAGATCATCCGTTGCCTGATGCAGGACATCCGCCTGCTGATCCTCGACGAACCGACCTCGGTACTCACCCCGCAGGAGGCCGACGAGCTGTTCGTCACCCTGCGCCGGCTGGCGGCCGAGGGCTGCAGCATCCTGTTCATCAGCCACAAGCTCAACGAAGTGCGCGCGCTGTGTCAGAGCGCCACGGTACTGCGCGCCGGTCGCGTGTCAGGTGAATGCATACCGGCCGAGTGCTCGGACCTGGAACTGGCGCGGCTGATGGTCGGCGATGCCGAGGGGCTGGAAGCCGAATACCCGAAGAGCGAGGGCCGCGCGCCGTTCCTGCGGGTAGAGCGGCTGTCCTGGCACAACGCCGATCCGTTCGGCGTGTCCCTGAAAGAGGTGGACCTGGAGGTACGCGCCGGCGAGATCGTCGGCATCGCCGGAGTCGCCGGCAACGGCCAGGACGAGCTGCTCGCCCTGCTCAGTGGCGAACAGCGCCTGCAGGCCGCACAGGCCATGCGCATTCGTTTTCTCGGTGACGACGTCGCCCATCTGCGCCCCGGCGCCCGCCGTCGCCACGGCATGGCCTTCGTGCCGGCCGAACGCCTCGGTCACGGCGCCGTGCCGAGCATGAGCCTGGCCGACAACGGCCTGCTCACCGCCTATCAGCAGACCGGCATGGTCGAGCAGGGCCTGATCCGCCGCGGCAGGGTGCGCGCCTTCGCCGAACAGGTCATCCAGCGCTTCGCCGTGAAGACGCCGGACGCACAGACCCCGGCAGCAAGCCTGTCCGGCGGCAACCTGCAGAAATTCATCCTCGGGCGGGAGATCCTGCAGCAGCCGAAGCTGCTGATCGCCGCACACCCGACCTGGGGCGTGGATGTCGGCGCGGCGGCGGCGATTCATCGCGCGCTGATCGAACTGCGCGATGCCGGCGCGGCGATTCTGGTGATCTCCGAAGACCTCGAAGAGTTGTTCCAGATCAGTGACCGCATCGCCGCCCTGAGCGACGGCCGGCTGTCGCCACAGCGCGCCACCGCCAGCACCTGTCCGGTCGAAGTCGGCCGCTGGATGGCCGGCCAGTTCGATACCAGCGACACCCCCGTTTCCACCTCTGCCGCCTGA
- a CDS encoding SIMPL domain-containing protein, with amino-acid sequence MATARIGFLPAALIAAAVAFAGWSVGQGVERFRMADRTVTVKGLAEMDVKSDFAVWTLGFRRGGDQFAEVQKGLSEDRQRVLDFLREQGFSDEELEVRPLQVQDLLAREWASRDVALRFNGQGQVLVKSERVDAVGKAANAIDPLILAGVQLDTEVNGFAGPRYQLRGFNELKPQLLEAATSNAREQATRFADDAGATLGRLKNANQGVIRVIDDDGSDMDSGRTVGKRLRVVSTFEYTLD; translated from the coding sequence GTGGCTACAGCACGAATCGGATTTCTGCCGGCGGCGTTGATCGCCGCGGCAGTGGCCTTCGCCGGCTGGTCGGTGGGGCAGGGCGTTGAGCGTTTCCGCATGGCCGACCGCACGGTGACGGTCAAGGGGCTGGCGGAGATGGACGTGAAGAGCGACTTCGCGGTGTGGACGCTGGGTTTTCGCCGTGGTGGCGATCAGTTCGCCGAGGTGCAGAAGGGGCTGAGCGAGGATCGCCAGCGGGTGCTGGATTTCCTCCGCGAGCAGGGCTTCAGCGATGAGGAACTCGAGGTGCGGCCGTTGCAGGTACAGGACCTGCTGGCGCGTGAATGGGCGTCGCGCGATGTGGCGCTGCGCTTCAACGGTCAGGGCCAGGTGCTGGTCAAGTCCGAGCGCGTCGACGCGGTGGGCAAGGCGGCCAATGCCATCGATCCGCTGATCTTGGCAGGTGTTCAGCTGGATACCGAGGTGAACGGCTTCGCCGGGCCGCGTTATCAGCTGCGCGGCTTCAACGAACTGAAGCCGCAGTTGCTGGAAGCCGCCACCAGCAATGCCCGTGAGCAGGCGACGCGTTTCGCCGATGATGCTGGCGCCACGCTGGGGCGGTTGAAGAACGCCAACCAGGGGGTGATTCGGGTGATCGATGACGATGGCAGCGATATGGACAGCGGGCGGACCGTGGGAAAACGGCTGCGGGTGGTGAGTACGTTTGAGTACACCTTGGATTGA
- a CDS encoding ABC transporter permease — MPTIKPKALHLKAQADRFAPWLALLVLLLVWEAACRLLKLPSFVLPSPSAIFAATQKVGLGTWAEHIFATLRVTLMGYGLSILIGIPLAIALASSRVMSRTLYPLLVIVQSTPIVAVAPIIVVVMGAGDLPRVFITFLIAFFPIVVSCVTGLLATPEELVELSRSLGASKAREYRNIRLPYAIPHLFSALRISITLAVIGAVVAEFVAAEKGLGYFINFSTSMFQVPQAFAALMMLVVISLVLFHLIGLLQKVCFPWSLPKGGH, encoded by the coding sequence ATGCCGACCATTAAGCCCAAGGCACTGCACCTGAAGGCGCAGGCCGACCGCTTCGCGCCCTGGCTCGCCCTGCTCGTTCTGCTGCTGGTCTGGGAAGCGGCCTGCCGCCTGCTCAAACTGCCGAGCTTCGTGTTGCCCTCGCCCAGTGCCATATTCGCGGCGACGCAGAAGGTCGGTCTCGGCACCTGGGCCGAGCATATTTTCGCCACCCTGCGGGTGACGCTGATGGGCTACGGCCTGTCGATCCTGATCGGCATCCCGCTGGCCATCGCTCTGGCCTCTTCACGGGTGATGTCGCGCACCCTGTATCCGCTGCTGGTGATCGTGCAGTCCACGCCCATCGTCGCGGTGGCACCGATCATCGTGGTGGTGATGGGCGCTGGTGATCTGCCGCGGGTGTTCATCACCTTCCTCATCGCTTTCTTCCCCATCGTGGTGTCCTGCGTCACCGGCCTACTGGCGACGCCAGAGGAGCTGGTGGAGCTGTCGCGCTCGCTCGGCGCTTCCAAAGCCCGTGAGTACCGCAACATCCGTCTGCCCTATGCGATTCCGCACCTGTTTTCAGCGCTGCGCATCTCCATCACCCTGGCGGTGATCGGTGCGGTGGTCGCCGAGTTCGTCGCGGCGGAAAAAGGGCTGGGCTATTTCATCAACTTCTCCACCTCGATGTTCCAGGTGCCCCAGGCGTTCGCTGCGTTGATGATGCTGGTGGTAATCAGCCTGGTGCTGTTCCACCTGATCGGGTTGCTGCAGAAGGTCTGCTTTCCCTGGAGCCTGCCCAAGGGTGGGCATTGA
- a CDS encoding carboxymuconolactone decarboxylase family protein: MTLRTGNTLAVFGSLTFASLEAAGNERHERGVEVMDHLSGGAGQPVLEALREDYLFLAEGITQYALGDVWGRSELDDRTRQLAVIAAFAAQGNLQYMKVHAGYALRLGVTREELKEVVYLTTVTAGFPRAIDAAQALREVPDPAPR, translated from the coding sequence ATGACCCTTCGTACAGGCAACACTCTGGCCGTGTTCGGCTCGCTGACCTTCGCCTCGCTGGAAGCAGCCGGCAACGAGCGCCACGAACGTGGCGTCGAGGTGATGGATCACTTGTCCGGCGGCGCCGGGCAACCGGTGCTCGAAGCGTTGCGCGAGGACTATCTCTTTCTCGCCGAGGGCATCACCCAGTACGCCTTGGGCGATGTCTGGGGGCGCAGCGAGCTGGATGATCGCACCCGTCAGCTGGCCGTGATCGCCGCCTTCGCCGCCCAGGGCAATCTGCAGTACATGAAGGTACACGCCGGCTACGCGTTGCGCCTGGGCGTCACCCGTGAGGAGCTGAAGGAGGTGGTCTACCTGACCACCGTGACCGCCGGCTTTCCCCGCGCCATCGATGCCGCTCAGGCATTGCGCGAGGTGCCGGACCCGGCGCCACGCTGA
- a CDS encoding ABC transporter ATP-binding protein: protein MNAAALPATPRPNISFDRVSQVFTSSDGSEVVALDNASFDIGRHEFIAVLGPSGCGKSTLLRILAGLVRPTHGQVSIYGSPVDGPRDEIGIVFQRPTLLPWLNIRDNLTFPMRHKYGRVTAQEITRGEELLELVGLKEFGNKRPDELSGGMQQRAAIARALLHDPEILLMDEPFSALDALTRDELSLELLNIWTQRPKTVLFITHSIPEALLLADRILVMSARPGRVQEIIDVDLPRPRSMETLTEPRFNELANHIRRKVFSRHADH, encoded by the coding sequence ATGAACGCCGCCGCCCTGCCCGCCACACCGCGCCCCAACATCAGCTTCGACCGGGTCAGCCAGGTCTTCACCTCCTCCGATGGCAGCGAGGTGGTGGCGCTGGACAACGCCAGTTTCGATATCGGCCGCCACGAGTTCATCGCGGTGCTCGGCCCCTCGGGCTGCGGCAAATCCACGCTGCTGCGCATCCTCGCCGGGCTGGTACGGCCAACTCACGGCCAGGTCAGCATCTACGGCAGTCCGGTGGACGGCCCGCGTGACGAGATCGGCATCGTCTTCCAGCGACCGACCCTGCTGCCCTGGTTGAACATCCGCGACAACCTGACCTTCCCAATGCGCCACAAGTACGGTCGCGTCACCGCACAGGAAATCACCCGCGGCGAGGAGTTGCTGGAACTGGTGGGGCTCAAGGAGTTCGGTAACAAGCGCCCGGACGAACTCTCCGGCGGCATGCAGCAGCGCGCGGCGATTGCCCGGGCGTTGCTGCACGACCCGGAAATCCTGCTGATGGACGAGCCGTTCTCGGCCCTCGATGCCCTGACCCGCGACGAGCTGAGCCTGGAGCTGCTGAATATCTGGACACAGCGCCCGAAGACGGTGCTGTTCATCACCCACTCGATTCCCGAAGCGCTGCTGCTGGCCGACCGCATCCTGGTGATGTCGGCGCGCCCCGGCCGCGTGCAGGAAATCATCGATGTCGACCTGCCGCGCCCGCGGTCCATGGAAACCCTCACGGAGCCGCGTTTCAATGAGCTCGCCAACCATATCCGCCGCAAAGTCTTCTCGCGCCATGCCGACCATTAA
- a CDS encoding nucleoside deaminase, with product MPLDDLALLRKSFDVARRALENGTHPFGAILVGPDGEVLLEQGNAYMPDHDMTGHAERVLMTRASTRYTPEFLSRCTMYTSAEPCAMCAGAAYWVGLGRVVYGLSERSLKDITGNHPENPTLDLPCRIVFDAGQRKVEVLGPLLEDEAAALHEGIW from the coding sequence ATGCCTCTCGACGATCTCGCGCTGCTGCGCAAAAGCTTCGACGTCGCCCGCCGCGCACTGGAAAACGGCACCCACCCGTTCGGCGCCATTCTGGTCGGGCCGGACGGTGAGGTGCTGCTGGAACAGGGCAACGCCTACATGCCCGACCATGACATGACCGGCCACGCCGAGCGCGTGCTGATGACACGCGCCTCGACCCGCTACACACCGGAATTCCTCTCGCGCTGCACCATGTACACCTCCGCCGAACCCTGCGCCATGTGCGCCGGGGCCGCTTACTGGGTCGGCCTGGGTCGCGTGGTCTATGGGCTTTCCGAGCGCAGCCTGAAGGACATCACCGGCAACCATCCGGAGAACCCGACGCTGGACCTGCCGTGCCGCATCGTCTTCGACGCCGGCCAGCGCAAGGTCGAGGTGCTCGGCCCGCTGCTGGAAGACGAGGCTGCCGCCCTGCACGAAGGCATCTGGTAG
- a CDS encoding AraC family transcriptional regulator: MNQMDLHSAEETLAQRAALARLIDGLVRDDGMHPTAIDDLFLIRCSAPSELVHGLHKPALCIIVQGSKEVRLGDELYTYDALHYLVVSVTVPVAGRVLEASSGEPYLCIRLDIDPAMVATLVAESAPLSQPVEGPARGVYLDRIDAPLLDATLRLVRLLASPQDIPVLAPLAMREIFYRLLCGRQGRHLHEIAVRDSQGHRVTRAIEWLNRNYVEPLRIEELAQRVNLSSSTLHHRFKALTAMSPLQYQKQLRLQEARRLLIAEGLDVSSAGYRVGYESPSQFSREYSRLFGASPVKDLARLRSTA; the protein is encoded by the coding sequence ATGAACCAGATGGACCTTCATTCCGCCGAGGAAACGCTTGCCCAGCGTGCCGCCCTGGCGCGGCTGATCGATGGCCTCGTGCGCGACGACGGCATGCATCCCACCGCCATCGACGATCTCTTTCTGATCCGTTGCAGTGCGCCGAGCGAGCTGGTGCACGGGCTGCACAAGCCGGCGCTGTGCATCATCGTGCAGGGCAGCAAGGAGGTGCGCCTGGGCGACGAGCTGTACACCTATGATGCGCTGCACTATCTGGTGGTCTCGGTCACCGTGCCGGTGGCTGGCCGTGTGCTGGAGGCTTCGTCCGGCGAGCCGTACCTGTGCATCCGCCTGGATATCGATCCGGCAATGGTCGCCACCCTGGTCGCCGAAAGCGCGCCGTTGAGCCAGCCCGTGGAAGGGCCGGCGCGCGGGGTCTATCTGGATCGCATCGATGCGCCTTTGCTCGACGCCACGCTACGTCTGGTGCGACTGCTCGCCAGCCCGCAGGACATTCCGGTGCTGGCGCCGCTGGCCATGCGCGAGATTTTCTACCGCCTGCTTTGCGGTCGCCAGGGCCGCCACCTGCACGAGATCGCAGTGCGCGACAGCCAGGGCCATCGCGTCACCCGCGCCATCGAATGGCTGAACCGCAACTACGTCGAGCCGCTGCGCATCGAGGAACTGGCGCAGCGGGTCAACCTCAGCAGCTCGACGCTGCACCACCGCTTCAAGGCGCTGACGGCCATGAGCCCGCTGCAATACCAGAAGCAGCTGCGCCTGCAGGAGGCGCGGCGGCTGCTGATCGCCGAGGGACTCGATGTGTCCAGCGCCGGCTACCGGGTCGGCTACGAAAGCCCCTCGCAGTTCAGCCGCGAGTACAGCCGGCTGTTCGGCGCCTCGCCGGTGAAGGATCTTGCGCGGCTGCGCAGCACGGCGTAA
- a CDS encoding SDR family oxidoreductase, with protein sequence MSNINGKVVLITGASSGIGEATARLLAAQGATVVLGARRLDRLEKLVAEIDESGGIAACRALDVTSREDTQAFVDFAEQRFGRVDVIVNNAGVMPLSPLDALKVDEWNRMIDVNIRGVLHGIAAGLPLMQRQRAGQFVNIASIGAYAVSPTAAVYCATKYAVRAISEGLRQEVGGDIRVTLVSPGVTESELAESISDDSARSAMDDFRRIAIPAEAIARAIAYAIDQPADVDVSELVVRPTASLY encoded by the coding sequence ATGTCGAACATCAACGGCAAAGTCGTACTCATCACCGGCGCCAGCAGCGGCATCGGCGAAGCCACGGCGCGCCTGCTGGCGGCCCAGGGCGCAACAGTAGTGCTGGGCGCGCGACGCCTGGATCGGCTGGAAAAGCTCGTCGCCGAGATCGACGAAAGCGGTGGTATCGCCGCCTGCCGTGCGCTGGACGTGACCAGCCGCGAAGACACCCAGGCCTTCGTCGACTTCGCCGAACAGCGCTTCGGCCGCGTCGATGTGATCGTCAACAATGCCGGGGTGATGCCGCTGTCCCCGCTGGACGCGCTGAAGGTCGACGAGTGGAACCGCATGATCGACGTGAACATCCGCGGCGTGCTGCACGGCATCGCCGCCGGCCTGCCGCTGATGCAGCGCCAGCGCGCCGGCCAGTTCGTCAACATCGCGTCCATCGGCGCCTACGCGGTGAGCCCGACCGCAGCGGTGTACTGCGCCACCAAGTACGCGGTGCGCGCCATCTCCGAAGGCCTGCGCCAGGAGGTCGGCGGCGATATCCGCGTGACCCTGGTATCCCCGGGCGTCACCGAATCGGAACTGGCCGAGAGCATTTCCGATGACAGCGCCCGCTCGGCGATGGACGACTTCCGCCGCATCGCCATTCCGGCCGAAGCCATCGCCCGCGCCATCGCCTATGCCATCGACCAGCCGGCCGATGTCGACGTCAGCGAGTTGGTGGTGCGCCCCACCGCCAGCCTCTACTGA
- a CDS encoding DUF3079 domain-containing protein, whose product MAKKFPLEPSHPERVCWGCDRYCPATSMACGNGAGRTQHPAEMFGEDWYLDECWGIDPELIAKTRKESST is encoded by the coding sequence ATGGCCAAGAAATTTCCCCTCGAACCTTCCCACCCCGAACGTGTGTGCTGGGGCTGCGACCGCTATTGCCCGGCAACTTCGATGGCCTGTGGCAACGGCGCGGGCCGCACCCAGCATCCGGCAGAAATGTTCGGCGAGGACTGGTACCTGGACGAATGCTGGGGCATCGACCCGGAACTGATCGCCAAGACCCGCAAGGAGTCGTCGACCTGA